TCAGTCCTCCTTGACTGTTTTAATAATTTGGCTGGTTTTTTTATTTAAACCTTCGACACATATTCGACACGTTTCTGATATTTTTTAAGCTGCTTACTTTAACTCTTTGATTCTATGGTGGGCCCACTAGGACTCGAACCTAGGACCAAGGGATTATGAGTAATTGTTTAAATTTTTCTGTAATTACCCATTTTGTTCTAATATATTGATTTTATTGCTGTTTGGTATTTGCTGAAGTTCTTTAATATACTCTAAAAATACCCTGAATTCTCCATTTTTCTTTGCACGATTACACAGGAATTACACAGACTTAGCCATAAGATGTGTGTCAAAACTTGCACAAAATAACGGAAAACAATATATAGCGCAAGTATTGGCCCAATCTTAATCGGAAGCTAAAAATCTCTGTACAAATGTAGAAGGCTTTAGTACCTCAATTTCCCTCAGGCCAGTTACAGTTAGTAAATCTTTATCGCCACTGACAATAATCTTAACTTTTGCTGCTAAGGCGCATGCAATAAACATGTCATCTGCAGGATCTCTGGATATCTGTTCTTTTAGTTTAACAGGGGTATGTAGTTCAGCATGTATTGTCAAAAGCTCCATAAAGGGAGCTAAATCTATCGCAGGGTATTTTTTTGCAAGCTCATTAGCAACGAAGTCATATTCTTTTAAAATTTCTTCGGAAAGAACTAATTTAATTTTCTTGTTCTGCCAAGCTTTGAGAATCTTATAAGGAGGACCAGACCAAAAAATACCTGAAATTAACACATTGGTGTCTAGTACAATTTTCATGTGTTCGAGCGGGCTTTTTTAATGATTTTGGCAACGTCAGATTTCTTGAAGCCAGCTTTTTTCGCTTGCTTGCGGGCAGTCTGTATAAGCTCATCAAATTCAGTTAAAGAGGGCGGTGTAACAGTTTTTAGGATGATAACGTCCTTTTCACCTAAAACTACAAATTGCTCGCCTGGATTTAGCTTCATCGACGTTCTAATTTCTTCTGGTATAACAACTTGGCCTTTTGAAGACATGCGGGTGGTTGCAATTGATGTCATGATTATGACCCTTTGGAAGTATGTGGGTGTAAGAATACTTACTATTAGTAAGTATTCTTACTGGTAAGATAGCAGGTCTTTATGTTTAAAGCAATTATGCGCTAAGCGTCTGCTAAATTGGTTGGAAATGGCCGTACTGGCTGTGCAATTAATATCCCATCGGTCATGAGTAAGCAATTCATTAATAGCGTAGTTAGGCTCATAACGGTTTAAACCTGTTAAAACATACAAAAATGTATACTTTGAAGGTTTGTAACCGTTGTAATCTTGATGTGCTGTTTCTAGAACGAAAAATAATTTTTAATTTTAACGCTCGCCGCTGGGCAGGGGTTGCAGAGAAAAGATTCTGCAACCCTGGTGATAGCGTGGGGTCGCCTCCAAAATGTCAAGGTCAAGCCCTGCGGGTGCGCTGCGCGCAACCTTGACATTTCTCCGGCTCCTGCACACCCGTTAATTGAGTGCTCCAATATAGGCACTGGCAATTGCTGGTCTACTATGGCCCGCAACTTCAGCTATTTCTTGGCGCGCTACCTGGTCCAGTTGTGGGTTTGCATGGTTGCTACTATTTTTTATTGGACTTTCCTGGCCGGTAATATCCAAATAAAGCTCATTTAGCCTTTCATGGCGTAATCCGTGGCTGGTTATGCCGTCTTTGC
The nucleotide sequence above comes from Gammaproteobacteria bacterium. Encoded proteins:
- a CDS encoding AbrB/MazE/SpoVT family DNA-binding domain-containing protein is translated as MTSIATTRMSSKGQVVIPEEIRTSMKLNPGEQFVVLGEKDVIILKTVTPPSLTEFDELIQTARKQAKKAGFKKSDVAKIIKKARSNT
- a CDS encoding putative toxin-antitoxin system toxin component, PIN family; this encodes MKIVLDTNVLISGIFWSGPPYKILKAWQNKKIKLVLSEEILKEYDFVANELAKKYPAIDLAPFMELLTIHAELHTPVKLKEQISRDPADDMFIACALAAKVKIIVSGDKDLLTVTGLREIEVLKPSTFVQRFLASD